A window of Formosa sp. Hel1_31_208 contains these coding sequences:
- a CDS encoding HD family phosphohydrolase, whose amino-acid sequence MNDWVNKWYKNHALMYKVLLFLSTTFLIVYLFPKSGKFKYDFDKGKPWQSESLLAPFDFAIKKSSEEIEKERIEATEKSSLYFDIDKAIIDSVLTDYSEQFSKTFSDSIIAKHRNLYDIGERTINELYTFGVLDEDYKYSSNKNVILLDAQRQFGETKFANLTKLDGFINILGDNLSNSGLEQFNAALTSVFFDVIQPNLKLNTSFTQNALQERLGSISTVRGSIEKGTLIISKGEIVEGEKYEELKSLESEYESQVWNESNYNLIIFAYALLVALALLMLLLFLRKYRIEVFLDNTKVTFIFFNILLMILLTTLVINYNAQYVYVVPLCILPLVLKAFFDARLGLFAHVLTVLLLGFIVPNSYEYMFLQIIAGIVTILTVSELYKRANLFISVGQITLIYIIAYFAFFVIQEGDITNLDPRTFGLFVLCGLATLFVQPLIYIYEKLFGLVSDVSLLELSDTNTKLLKELSNKAPGTFHHSLNVANLAEASANEIGANAMLIRVGALYHDIGKMKNPTYFTENQATGINPHDELSSRESTEIIIDHVLDGIEIAKKNNLPDRVIDFIRTHHGTSMVYYFYRKEKDLNDETNDADFRYPGPKPFSKETAILMMCDSVEAASKSLKEPTTTKIDKFVESIISKQMEDDQFLNANITFKEIQSIKKVLKMKLANIFHLRIEYPE is encoded by the coding sequence ATGAATGACTGGGTGAATAAGTGGTATAAAAATCATGCACTAATGTATAAAGTGCTATTGTTTTTAAGTACGACCTTTTTAATTGTGTATCTCTTTCCGAAGAGTGGAAAATTTAAATACGATTTTGATAAAGGGAAGCCCTGGCAATCAGAAAGCTTATTGGCTCCTTTTGACTTCGCTATTAAGAAATCTTCTGAAGAAATTGAAAAAGAACGAATTGAAGCCACCGAAAAGAGTTCGCTATATTTTGATATCGACAAGGCTATTATAGATAGTGTTTTGACTGATTATTCGGAACAGTTTAGTAAGACATTTTCTGATAGTATTATTGCTAAACACAGAAATTTATATGACATTGGAGAAAGAACTATTAATGAGCTGTATACCTTCGGTGTTTTAGATGAAGACTATAAGTATTCTTCCAATAAAAATGTTATTTTACTCGATGCACAGCGACAATTTGGAGAAACAAAGTTTGCGAACCTCACTAAGCTTGATGGGTTTATTAATATTTTGGGTGATAACCTTTCAAATAGCGGACTAGAACAGTTTAACGCAGCCTTGACTTCTGTTTTTTTCGATGTCATACAACCAAATTTAAAGCTAAATACTTCATTTACACAAAACGCACTTCAGGAGCGTCTTGGTAGTATTTCTACGGTTAGAGGAAGTATTGAAAAAGGAACACTTATCATTTCTAAAGGCGAAATTGTAGAAGGAGAAAAATATGAAGAATTAAAGTCGCTAGAGTCAGAGTACGAATCTCAGGTTTGGAATGAATCTAACTATAATCTCATCATATTTGCATATGCTTTATTAGTTGCTTTAGCCTTATTGATGTTACTTTTATTTTTAAGAAAATATAGAATTGAGGTGTTTTTAGATAACACCAAAGTCACCTTCATATTTTTTAATATTTTATTGATGATTCTTTTGACTACGTTGGTCATCAATTATAATGCACAATACGTCTATGTAGTACCTTTATGTATTCTTCCATTAGTACTAAAAGCCTTTTTTGACGCGAGATTAGGTTTGTTTGCCCATGTATTAACAGTACTTCTTTTGGGGTTTATAGTACCCAATAGTTATGAGTATATGTTTTTACAAATCATTGCGGGTATCGTTACTATATTAACGGTTTCAGAATTATATAAAAGAGCAAATTTATTTATTTCAGTAGGACAGATTACGCTTATTTACATCATAGCCTATTTTGCGTTTTTTGTGATACAGGAAGGTGATATCACAAATTTGGACCCTAGAACTTTTGGGCTTTTTGTGCTTTGTGGTTTGGCAACATTGTTCGTTCAACCGTTGATATATATTTATGAAAAACTATTCGGACTTGTATCTGATGTGTCACTTTTAGAATTATCTGATACCAATACGAAACTCTTAAAAGAGCTTTCCAATAAGGCGCCAGGAACATTCCATCATTCTTTAAACGTGGCTAACTTGGCGGAAGCTTCTGCTAACGAAATAGGTGCTAATGCGATGCTTATTAGAGTAGGTGCATTGTATCATGATATTGGCAAAATGAAGAATCCTACATATTTTACTGAAAATCAAGCCACAGGTATTAATCCTCATGATGAATTATCTTCAAGAGAAAGCACCGAAATTATAATTGATCATGTACTAGATGGTATTGAAATTGCAAAGAAAAATAACCTGCCAGATCGTGTCATAGATTTCATTAGAACGCATCACGGCACGAGTATGGTGTATTATTTTTATCGAAAAGAAAAAGACCTGAATGATGAAACAAATGATGCCGATTTTAGATATCCGGGTCCAAAGCCATTCAGCAAGGAAACGGCAATATTAATGATGTGTGATAGTGTTGAGGCAGCCTCAAAGAGTTTAAAAGAACCTACTACCACAAAAATCGATAAATTCGTAGAGAGTATTATTAGTAAACAAATGGAAGACGATCAGTTTTTAAATGCAAATATTACGTTTAAAGAAATACAGTCTATCAAGAAAGTTCTCAAAATGAAGTTAGCTAATATCTTTCATCTGAGAATTGAATACCCAGAATAA